The nucleotide sequence GTGTAACCCAAATAAATGCTAAACGATAGGTGCCCAATTGTTTACTGTTTAGTGTTTTGGTGAACATTGTTTAAGGCCTTGGTACTTTTTAGATTTTATTATGCTCAAAATGTGTACCATTTGATCCTTTTTAAATTTAGTTTGTTACTCTGCCATAGTTTTGCATTCTTTGGTCTAATTCTCATCAACTGCTATGTCAGAATTTATAACTTGAACCAGTGGCTCTTACTTTATGAACTTAATTTCTGAATGATTGTTCTTGTGTACAGTATGGGAATATAATATGTGATAGCGTACTACAATGTCATACATAAGATATTCCTCCAAACAGTGAGTTCATTTCGTTTTAATCTGTTGAGGACTCTCTCATTTGACCTAATGGTTCCATTTGATGTAGATCTACCTCTTGATAAGGAGGCCTTGGACTGGAATACCAGGATGAAAATTGCAGCAGGTGCTGCCAAAGGACTGGAGTACCTTCATGACAAAGCTAATCCGCCAGTTATTTATAGGGATTTCAAGTCATCGAACATTCTGTTGGATGAAAGTTTCCACCCGAAACTGTCTGACTTTGGACTTGCTAAGTTGGGTCCAGTTGGCGACAAATCACATGTCTCAACACGTGTAATGGGTACATATGGTTATTGTGCACCAGAATATGCTATGACAGGGCAGCTGACAGTGAAGTCAGATGTGTATAGCTTTGGGGTTGTCTTGCTGGAGTTGATTACTGGTCGTAGGGCTATCGACAGCACCAGACCACATGGAGAACAAAATCTTGTCTCATGGGTAAGTGATGATATGTTTACTTGATGACCGTGTGTTACCTTTTTTCTTATATCTTTACATCGTAGTATGTCTGTTGGGATCAGACACTGACTACTCGTAGATACTGTAGCTGTATAGCATCACTCTGTTGCTAGAAACATTGGATCACTagttaaatatattttttattgaTTTTAACTAAATTCTCCAAGTAATCAGGGTTAGTCCTCTCATCCTCTACTCTACATCATAAATGAACACAAACCATCATTGGTTTACAAGCAAGTGGTAATGGTTCTATATGAAATAATGGTTAAATTAGATTTTTGACTTATGTTAAACTGCTGCTGGGTCACTCAAGGCTAGGGTAGAGGAATTGGAGATGCTAGCATATGCTGTAAAGGTCATATTTCATATTGTTTGGATGACCCCCTTCGACCAACAATTACTTTATTTACACATAATTTTTGTCACACAAAATTAATGTTACTAGATTTGTATTAAGAAAATACttaatataattttgcatcacaAAAAAATGACATTATTGGAGTAATTGTTGGTCAAAGTCTTGTCCTAGGAGCCTTGTAATTTCAAACGGAGGGACTATTGTGAACGGAGCAAGTAGAATTTGTCATCTGCCAACCTCCATTTTGCTGATTTTCCTGGTTGGTTAGAACAGATTATATGATGTGGTTGGAAAGGATAAAGTGCATGTGCTCACACTGATCATTGGTTGGCAGGCACGTCCCCTTTTTAATGACAGAAGAAAGCTCCCTAAGATGGCTGACCCGAGGCTGGAAGGGCGATACCCCATGCGTGGGCTTTACCAAGCCCTTGCGGTGGCTTCCATGTGCATTCAGTCGGAGGCTGCTTCACGCCCACTGATTGCAGATGTCGTGACTGCTCTGTCCTACTTGGCATCCCAGCCATATGATCCCAACGCAGCTCTTGCTTCAAGGAAGCCAGGTGGAGATCAGCGAAGCAGGCCTGGTGAGAACGGCAGGGTGGTATCCAGGAACGACGAGACTGGAAGCTCCGGCCACAAGTCACCAGGCAAGGACCGGGAGGACTCACCCAGGGACCTCCCAGCGATCCTGAACAAGGACCTTGAACGTGAGCGCATGGTGGCAGAGGCGAAGATGTGGGGCGACCGGGAGCGCATGGTAGCGGAGGCGAAGATGTGGGGCGACCGGGAGCGCATGGTGGCCGAGGCGAAAATGTGGGGCGAGAACTGGCGTGACAAGCGGCGTGCAGAGAATGGGCAGGGCAGCCTGGACTAGCGGCCGACTGCGAACAGCTAGGGGGCAGGCAAGCGAGCAGAAACGAGGCCTTCCACACATCCACCCATGCATATCGTTTGGTTAATTTCCGGGTCGATTTTCGTTCTGGCGGTGGCCGGCAGGGCCAGGGCAGGGAGGGGTTAGATGTACATTCCTAGGGCAGGGAAAGAGTGGGGAAAACGGCAGCGTTGTACTGGATAGTGAATGCATGTGGTTGTACTTGTAAATTCTCAGAAAAATTTTGTGAGAATGAAAGGACGCATTTGAGTTCCACATGTAAATCGTTTTGTCTCCGGCTGTGGTCTGCGTGTCTGTTTGGGTGCCTGGGTCGTCTGGCCTCTTGCTCAGCCTATGCTGCTCTGTTTCTGGACGGAGGACGGCAGCTCCTACTCTTGGACGGAGGACGCATGTATAGTGAGCTCACCTTATTCTCGTGACGGTCGCTGTAACCCTGGCACCCTGCGATGGAGGCAGGAACAGTCTGCGACTGAGCTTGGAGAAAAGAAATATCTCGATCGATTTCATACTGCCGACACAACGCGACCGGACTGTCATCTCCGGCGCCTCCGAACGCTTGTCCGGTGCGTGTTCTCGGCTGTGTGGTCTGTTGTGGCCATGGTTGGTTCCTCTGGTCTGAAACTGAAAGGGCGCCCTTGCTGACATGCCACACGGACACGGTTGTAGCAGTTGTAGCGCTGTCGGGGTCGGGCCCGGGCCACCTTGCCTGCGCGAGCAAGCAAGGAAGAAGCAGGCAGCGCTGAGACGGTGCTCGGTCTCGGTCCCGGTCGATTCGACGGCGACGGCCGTGCAGGGCCGCGGCTGCCGACGCCCTGAAGTCCGAACCGAGGGGCGACGAGGCCCCTGCCGGTGGTCATGGTTGAGTTGGCTTGTCCGGAAACTGCACCCGCACCGCACATGTTTGTCTCTCATCTCGAAAATACCAGAGATGCAATGCAACGAGCGAACGTGCCCTGTTCGGCGATGCGCCACTTGCGCGCGGGCAAGCTAGCTGCTGGCGTGCGCCTCCCGCCGGCCGGGCTTGTCGTCCAGCACAGGTGGCACACAGGTAGCCAGCCGGCCGGATATTTCAGCCGTGCCGCGTTGCTGCTAAGCTGCGTCTCTGCCGTCGCCAGCCGCTTGGTTGGCTCACCAGTTAAGCGCCTACAGCGGCAGCCCCTCTCGGCGAGAACGATCGTTCTTGCTCTACGGAGCGCGCGGCGGTACTGGCACAATCAGCATGTTGGCTCAATTATAGGGGCGCACCGCACGCCGCGGCCTCGGCACAGGGACTGTGCGGCGCATGATGGGATGCATGGGGGGTCTTTGCGTGGTCGACCGTGCGTGTTCGAGTCGACGAAGGCGCCTTGCCTACGTCTTCCCGGAAGTTGTTGAAGACGCGGCGGCGGAATCGTGCGTGCCTGCTGCAATCATGCAGTGGCTGGCCTAGCCACCGTCAGAAAAGCTCCGTCGATCGGTGACGTTTTCTCTTTCCCCTGCATGCTGAAATCCTTCGACGCTCCGACGACGGCCGAATTTGGTTGCCTGCTGCAAAGCCTGCAATCATGCCCTGGACCCTGGTCGCCATCATCAGGTAGCCCGCCCGGCCCGGGCAGCAAGACACGGAGTAGGCCGGCCGCGATACGGCTGAGAACTCTTTGACGCCGCTTGCATTGGTCGTGCcagttgtggtgtggccacccgGAAGAGCAAGCCATCAAACGACGGGGCACTCCATGGAGAAATGCATGGCTACTTCGCGGGTCCGACAACGCTGCCATCTGGTTCGTCATGTTGTGTCGTGCCTCCTTCGTCCTAGTTCCTGCTCGGCGTACGTACACGTACGTGAGCCGTGAGTGAGGTCATACCAAATCCGTCTCCCCGCGTGACTAAGCACGATGAACAATATGCCTGGCACGCAAAATCGTGTTCACCCCATGTCCCCATTTATTTATTAGCAAAGCTATCCGCGCGGTGCAATCGGTTAGGACTATTGTGCATTTGTGCTCGGAAAAGTGAGGGACACACGGACCGTAAGAGAGACTGAATGACAAAAAAAAATTCACTCTTTCATATTGAATTTAAGTATATAGATATAAATGTTATATTAAACCTGCCTGTGTTTTGCATTAGAGCGTATAATTTGTTGCACGGTGCTTGTGCAAATCATAATGTGCTAGCTATTTTTGTTGAACTTATCAGTTGGACTTGGCCCAATCTTTAAGTCAAATAAATTTCAAGGCCGATAATAAATGCTCTGCGCTAAAAGATTAATCATGTATACGAAATTGATAGAAGATTAATTTAACTTACATAGATAGTTATAGCTATTGTGTGTACTCGTTGCGAGTTTAAGAAATGTGAAAGGCGATAGATATAGAGACTTTTTTTTAGAAGATAGATACAGAAGAGACTTGAGAGAGGCAAGGCGTGCGAGTAGGCTGAAATTCAGTGAAGCTGAGCTGATCCGCGCGACTGGGCCAAAACCCAGCATCTGTGGCGTAGGCATCCCGGGCCACGTGATGGGTCTAAGTCTAACCCCGCGTTGCGAAGGCCTGCTCCACCCGCCGCGCTCTGCGCCTGCTCCAGCTGCCAGCGCGACGGTGGATTTTCGCCGCGCCCCGCTCatcgtactactactactactaggcgACACGCGCGACGCGACGCGACGGACGCCGGAGACGTACTACGCGGACGGGACAGCGAGCCTTTCACCGTGGGGCTGGGGTGCTCCAGTGCCCCAGCAGCAGCTGCCGCTCCCGCCTCCCTGCCCTGCCTTACCCGTGACGGTGTCCTCGCCGCCTCGACGCGGCGGACTCGCACCACCCGTGGCACGTACTACGTGCCCAGTGCGCTGCGCTGGCAGATGAGAGTCGCTGGATTGGAGCCGGGTACTCACAGTAGTCACATTACACTTTACAGGCACGTCCCCGGTCTGTCCAGTCCGGTGAAGAGGTTGCTACAGGTGCTGCAAGCAGTGTACGCTGCgtacataaaaaaacaaaaggtcAAGCTTTTGTTGCATGCAGGCTGACGGGTTTAGCTGAATGTGgcaattctttacatgaagcttTGAGCTCGCCGGTGAATGAATCTATAGATAAGGGTTAGCCTGTCCGGCTGTCCGTGCCCTGTGTATCGACCTCTCTTTCACTTACTTCTCTGTTGCGGATGCAGTTGTAGCAACAGTGTGGATGGTCGAGACTCGACTCTCGAGAGGCAGTGGATGTGATCTAGAGCTACAGAAACAGAACCCTGCGGGGCAACCGCGCAATCCCAATCCAACGAAACATCGTGACTTTGTTGATTCTTTTTATAAATGTTATAAGTGTACTTGAAAAAAACAACAAACAATAAAAAACTATACACACCTGTCACTACTCCTGGTTGGAGTTAGGAGGCCTAGACCACGGCCGTGCAAGGTAGATCACGGTGGCGACAGCCGGAATCCATGGAGGCCAGGGGCAGACCACACAGGCCGGCTCCGGCCGCGATGCGGCCCCCCATATGCATGAGGTGGTGGAGGGACCAGCGCGAGCAGAGCGACGACATCAACTGACCAGAATCATCAGCCGGATCTATCTAACTAACGGCAGCAGGAAACGAGTGGTGTCAAGGGGCCTGACAGCGACTTTGGGATCAAATGTTGCCGCGCCGCGCACTCCTATTTCGATCTTCCCCAAATCTCATCTCGCAGCAGCAGGGGCTAGCGGCTGGTCATTACGCGGTCCATCCAGTTCTTCCGAGATATCATCATCAGTGGCCGGGAAAACTATATATACTTACCGGCGTCGCAGGTGgcgtcgtatttggcttataagccatggcaacaaacaatatttttctcccacaccaaaccagccaacagtactttcagtcatggcttataagtcaaactagCCCAAACGAACATGGCGTTTATTTGTGTTGTATTTGTGTTGTGTCGCATCGCACAGACGCACACCTCGTGCCTGAGCCTGACCATGGTTTCCTTTTTCGgccgaaatctcctgatatttccgatatatcttttttatccgtaggtgccgataagaaaatatctatctttttcgtataaattttgtttaaatttacttaaattcaaattaaattttatttaaaTTTAGTCCGATATTTCTGATATATCATATTTATCCTCTTTATCTATCACCTCCGATAAATTTAAATTTCCAAAAATGAAAACCTTGAGCCTGACTGCCATGGCCGGGTCGTTTTCACCATCTCATCATCCCACATGCGCACCGTTGGCCAGACCAGCCGCCGAGCGACGAAAAGGCGCAACGGTTTCTTCGCTTCAGCGCCCGGCGGTGCACGCGGCGGGAACGAATACTAGTAGTACTGCCAGTTCCTTGGCAACGCAACGGGACAAGGCAGGCTTGAGTGCGCACGTCTGTCTGTCCCTCCACGCTCCAGCTTTCCCGGGGATCGTTCGCTTGCGCGTGCAGATGCCGCCGCTGCCTGCCTGCCGAGTCGCGCAGCGCCGCACACTTGTCCGCCCCGCCTGCGGGCCGTACCCGTACTATTCCTCTGCGCGTGACCACCTGCCTCTGCTGGGCCTGGGCGCTCCTTAGGTTGTCGTCGTGCCGTGGAAATGAAAGGATCGGCGGGGCTCAGGGCGCTCAGCAGCAAGTGCACGGGGCCAATAGCAGTTTGGCACGACCGGACGTCGCACGGGGCCACGGGGGGCGGGTGTCGTTGCACAAAACCGCCATGGGCACACGAAGCGAAAATGTACTAGGTAGTGAATCGCCCATTCCAAGTTTATTACTGCGACGGCATCAATGGAATGAAAACAATCATCAGACTACTAGGACACACAGGGCGGCAAGCCGATGCGAATCGATTACAGACACACACAGATCTAGAGACAGAGAGCCTAGCAGCTAAGCCGTCTTCTGAATCTGATGGGAACCAAccctctcgctcgctcgctcgcattATCTCATCACATCTCTCGCCGGTTCATCACACAGGCCAGTACGGCTGGCCCGCGGGTGCCAAGGCGCTACTCGCCTAAATAGATAGGGCCCGGCTACTTCCATTTCATCGCATCTCGACGGGTCAAGTCAAGTCAACGGGCCTGCATGCATGCAGCCAGTACATCTAGCCGCTGCTGTAGCGTAGTAGCAGGCCATTGCCCTTCCTTGAGGATTTTTACTACCGACTGATCGATATCGACTCCACGGCCCGCTACAGGGCATGCAACTCACTCTGCTACTTACTAGTAGACTTCAGCCAACCTACGCCTCCACGGCAATGGCCATGTCGGGCTTCATCGCCGGCTGCTGCTCCGGCGCCGTGGGCACGCCGGCCGCACGGTCATCAGCTCCTGCTGCAGCCGCGGCGCAGGTGGTAGGCTCCACGTCCACGTCGATGACCACGACGGCCTGTGGATCGTGGACCTCCACCACCGGCAGAGTGTCGATGTCGATGGGGTGCACCTCGGCGCCGCAGCTTGCCCTGCCGACCTCGTGCGCCACCGCGGCCACCACCTCCTTGCTGGCGTGCTCCGCCGCCGGCAGCTTCACCTCCTCCACcaacaccaccgccgccgccgccgcgggcttCTTGTTCCGGTACGCCATGTACAGCGCCATCTGCGCGACGCCGAAGACGAAGCCCAGCACGTTGGGAGCCGCCACGAACACGTCCTTCTTCAGCGCGCCGTACGCGAACCAGATCACGGCGCTGAGCACCAGGAAGAAGGAGAGCGAGATGGGCATGAACTCCACGCTCTTGGTCCGGATCACCTGCCGCTGCAAGCAATACAGGTAGGTAGCGAATGCCAAGATTAATTTCAAACCATGCTCGGCTGGCTGGTACGGTGGTGTTAATTTAACTGACTAACAAcaacaaagaaacaaagaaaaaacagAAGAAATTACCATGATGCTGAGCGGCGCGGCGAAGACACTGAGCGCGACGCTGACGCAGATCCAGCCGAGCACGTGCACGCGGAGGCCGGCATTGGAGAGCACCATGGTGACGAGCGCGACGAGGCCGAAGACGCCGACGTTGAGCCCCAGCAGCATCTTGGCCGTCAGCACCCGGGCGGCCTTGGGCGCGTACACCAGATACATACCCAGGTACACGGTCTCGATGACGCAGCCGACGCCGTTGATGGTCACCAGCAGCTCGGCGCCGGACTTGAGCAGCGCGTAGAAGATCCACAGCATGCAGCTGAAGAGCGTCACCACGTACGGCGTCGACTGGAAACCCTCCGTCGACTTCTTGCGGTACACGCGGTAGAAGGTCGGCCTGCAATAATAATGCAAAAATAATTAACCACGGATCGGATCAATCTCTCGGTCATATATTATGTCTCGGTAGTTTTAATTTCTGCGGTCATGATTAATTGCTGACTAATTACTAGTATAATTGATTTTACCATGTGATTAGATTGCAAGTAGGTGCTGTTCAATAATAGCATGTACAACACACCTACCGAACAGTGACACTGCCTCGCAACTAATTAAAGTGTGACGCGCAGTGCTagatttttcctttccttttaatCTCTCTCTCATTCGACTCCTGATTAATGCGAGAATTTAATTCTCAGCAAGTTTCCTCCTAGCTATGTTGTTGCCTTCAGGTATAAGAAGAGATTCTAGAAGAGTATATGGAGCATGGACGATGGTGACGCCTCATAGATTCATCAGTGATGAGATACGCATGCGTGCGATGTTGTTTAATATATATTCCCTACCTGAGGGTATTATCTTGGACTCTTTTTTCTTAATTTACTAAACATTGGTCCTAGATATTGTAAAACTAAATATGAAAAATTCACGGTAGGTTAAAAGGCaaacaaattaattaataaagcaCAGATCTCAGTTACTTACAGCGGCGAAAGAAACACCATCAGTGAGATTATGTTACCtgcaaagcaaagcaaagccaAGATCGGAGCAGGGGACGCGGTCAGTTAAATTGCTTGATTAATATGAAGAGTAGGAAATGGAGATGGatcgaaaaagaaaaaagaaagcatgcgagaagaagaaagacatccgGCCGGGGTTGGCTGCAGGCAGAAGAAATGAAACAAACTCCTAATAGTCATGTAcgacgcgcgcgcgcgcacacacacacacaggcgCGCCGTTGCACGGTACGGTTCTCGTGAAGGTACATGTAACATGTATGACGGGCTTGGGTTTCTTTGTTTGGGCTAACCACCTCATTAGGTCCTAAAAGTTTGGTTTTGGCGGTTCCATTTATTCAGATGGCTACGACCGTGGTGTGGCGAGGACATGTTGTTGAGTTGTTCTGTACGCATCTCAAAGGCGGTGATGAAACtgattaactactactactactagtagataTATAATCAACCAAAAGCTTATAtttttttgaaaagttcaggAACCAAAAGCTTATTTTGGCGACTGTGCTTTGGAGCCTGCTGGAATGAAGGACTGAAGACGATGATGCCATGTATGCATCTCAATCAAAAAAAGGATATGTATTGGAGAAGGAAACAATGCGGAAACTGATGAGGAGAGGAAGGCGCCACATCGATCTGAATGCGCGCGCGCAGCCCGGCCCGTGGATCGGTTGACGACGATGCTGTTAATCAGTAGGAGTAATATGTACCTAGGATACCAAAGGTGAAGGCCCAGGTCTGCTGCTCCATGTTGAGGAAAGCCATCTCGATCGATCGATCTCCCTTTGCTTGGTTCTCCGGCCTCTTGATCGAGCAGTCAATAATATGGAGAAACGGCCGGCGGTCCTGGAGTGGAGAAGGAACGAAGGAGAGAGgccaggtgcaggtgcaggtgcagagGGCAGAGGAGCTCGCTCGCTAcctgaggagggaggaggaggctcTCAGCTGGGCCTCCTATATATAGGGAGAGCCAGCGGAGAAGCCACCAGGAGAGGGAGAGCTgctgaggaagaggaagagcgcTCAACAAGGGGGAGGCGGGTTATTAGCTGTGTGGGCCCGTTAGATCTATATGATTACACAATGACTTGTCAAGCCGTGCTTGCTTTGCCTCCTTTGCTTTTGGCGCcgcggcgagagagagagagagagagagagagagacactgCGCAGCTAGCGCGCAGCAGCACATACTACACGGTGGCTAGCTGGTCATTTTGTGCTGGAGGCCATCTTGATTTGTGCTTGCGCGTGCACACACGTTGCATTGGCTCCTGGCTCGTCATCAGGCAGCttgcagttgcagcaaaacgaaaAGCCCCTGCTAGCTGCTGCTTTCGATATTATCGTCGTAACGCTAACGCTCCGTGACATGTCAAACACCAGCAGCAGAGGCGGCGTCCGGCCCAAGCCCCGCCATTCCTGGCCGTCTGTTGCTGTGTTGGGGCATGGATGCGGCGCAGCAGGTGCAGGTCACACACTGCCCCTGCACCTGCTAGTTGTCGTAACGGCCCGCTCACGCTTTCTACAAAAGATACGGCACATCCCCGCGTCGTGACGAGCTTTTGCGGGGGAGCGCCAACGGACCGCACCACCAGTGCTGGCCTCGCAAGTAATTCAGCATTCGTGCAGCCGGGCAGCCGCAGTCGCGCAGACGCAAACGCAAACCCAGACCTGACCGgccgctagctagctagctgcttgCGGAACCAACGGGAAGGGGCCGCCGAGCCAGGGGAGGAGGGGCCGAGGGACACGTGAATGAAACGTCTAGAAGCATGAAGCGCCGTCGCGCCGAATGAAACGCGCGGTGCCGCGGCGGATCGGAGAGGAGTCGCGGAGAGAGCCCGGCCGGTTTCGCGTCCACATCACGCGGCGGCAGCGGGGCAACAGCAAGGCCAGCAGCCCAGCAGGGTGGCCGTCGTCTCGGCGGCGCGCGGATGGATTCCTGCTGGTAACAGTGCTCTTTACGTGTTCCGTCCCGGGGCTCCGCCGCTAACCGCAAACCGGCGCAGGCTCCTCTCGCGTGCGCTCTGCTCGGCTCTGCTGCCATCCAGCTCTCTCTTCCCATTGCTACTAGTACCACTGCTAGCTGCTGCTGGCAGGTTCGCGGCGCCACGTTCCCGCCAAAAATATCGCCGGCAATTAATGGGTGACCCTGCCATACACGGATACGGCAAGGGTAGGCGGTACACGTATAACCCCCGGATGGGCAGGTGAGCTGCGTAGTTTtggactaaggccttgtttagatcacctctaaatttcaagttttttcactctctttccatcgcatcaatttttagccgcttgcatggagcattaaatgtaggtaaaaaaaataactaattgcacagtttagttggaaatcacgagatgaatcttttgagcttagttggtccacgattggacaatatttaccaaataagacgaaagcgttactattcatcgggttgcaattttttgcaatctaaacatggcctaagcTAGCATGCTGCTAGTACAGTCCTCCATTTGTGGAATGGAAACATACGCCCACGGAAGGAGCGCTAACGGACGGGACGACCCAGCCAGCCCGATCTTGCGTTGATGGAGAGCCTGGAGCCACTTGATCACGCGACAGGCAGGCTAATAAGCGTTTCGACTCGAGACTTTTAAGGTAAAAAAACGCTCACATGTAAAACCAACAAATTAACCCAAGGACGACGGAGTGATCGGAACGGTGAGTTCTGCTTTCTTTTGTAATCTTCTTCGAGTAACTGTCTTGGTTACATTTTAATAAAAGTTTTCAGCAGGGGTCCTTGACCCCCTCCTGTTCCCTTAAAACAAATTACACCAGCCCGATCGATGGAGCCCAATGTAGCTTAGCTTCCAACGATATATATGATGTCCAAACTAAATTGAACCGTCTAATAGGGCCATCTAATTCTGGTTCTGTTGGCATGGGATCGCGATGCCAGAAAAACAACCG is from Miscanthus floridulus cultivar M001 chromosome 7, ASM1932011v1, whole genome shotgun sequence and encodes:
- the LOC136467069 gene encoding bidirectional sugar transporter SWEET15-like encodes the protein MAFLNMEQQTWAFTFGILGNIISLMVFLSPLPTFYRVYRKKSTEGFQSTPYVVTLFSCMLWIFYALLKSGAELLVTINGVGCVIETVYLGMYLVYAPKAARVLTAKMLLGLNVGVFGLVALVTMVLSNAGLRVHVLGWICVSVALSVFAAPLSIMRQVIRTKSVEFMPISLSFFLVLSAVIWFAYGALKKDVFVAAPNVLGFVFGVAQMALYMAYRNKKPAAAAAVVLVEEVKLPAAEHASKEVVAAVAHEVGRASCGAEVHPIDIDTLPVVEVHDPQAVVVIDVDVEPTTCAAAAAGADDRAAGVPTAPEQQPAMKPDMAIAVEA
- the LOC136467068 gene encoding serine/threonine-protein kinase PBS1-like, whose amino-acid sequence is MGCFSCFDSPADEQLNPKFGGAGGYGGASSATAAYGAGAGAGIGRHGDRGGYPDLQQAPMAAPRVEKFSAAAERARVKSNVLTKEASVPKDANGNVISAQTFTFRELATATRNFRPECFLGEGGFGRVYKGRLESTGQVVAIKQLNRDGLQGNREFLVEVLMLSLLHHQNLVNLIGYCADGDQRLLVYEYMPSGSLEDHLHDLPLDKEALDWNTRMKIAAGAAKGLEYLHDKANPPVIYRDFKSSNILLDESFHPKLSDFGLAKLGPVGDKSHVSTRVMGTYGYCAPEYAMTGQLTVKSDVYSFGVVLLELITGRRAIDSTRPHGEQNLVSWARPLFNDRRKLPKMADPRLEGRYPMRGLYQALAVASMCIQSEAASRPLIADVVTALSYLASQPYDPNAALASRKPGGDQRSRPGENGRVVSRNDETGSSGHKSPGKDREDSPRDLPAILNKDLERERMVAEAKMWGDRERMVAEAKMWGDRERMVAEAKMWGENWRDKRRAENGQGSLD